One Thermodesulfovibrio thiophilus DSM 17215 genomic window carries:
- a CDS encoding type Z 30S ribosomal protein S14, which yields MAKKSKIEKTKYPPKFKVRVRNRCKICGRSRGYLRDFGVCRICFRFLANSGKIPGVVKASW from the coding sequence GTGGCAAAAAAGAGTAAAATAGAAAAAACAAAATATCCACCTAAGTTTAAAGTCAGAGTCAGGAATCGTTGTAAGATTTGTGGACGTTCAAGAGGATATTTAAGGGATTTCGGTGTTTGCAGAATTTGTTTTAGATTTTTAGCCAACTCAGGGAAAATCCCTGGAGTTGTAAAAGCAAGCTGGTAA
- the rpsH gene encoding 30S ribosomal protein S8: MITDPISDMLTRIRNAIRVKTDKVDIPASRMKIEIAKILKEEGFIKSYKIIKDKKQGIIRINLKYAAEGDSIISNLERISKPGKRVYVSKNEIPHVMGGLGIAILTTSHGIMTDKECRQKGVGGEVICYIW, translated from the coding sequence ATGATAACTGATCCAATCTCAGATATGCTAACTCGAATTAGAAATGCAATAAGAGTAAAGACAGATAAGGTAGATATTCCCGCTTCAAGAATGAAAATTGAAATTGCCAAAATTCTAAAGGAAGAGGGTTTTATTAAGTCTTACAAAATAATTAAAGATAAAAAACAGGGTATTATAAGAATAAATCTTAAATATGCAGCAGAAGGAGATTCTATAATTTCAAACCTTGAAAGAATTAGTAAACCAGGCAAAAGAGTATATGTTAGTAAAAATGAAATTCCACATGTAATGGGAGGACTTGGAATAGCTATATTGACCACTTCCCATGGCATCATGACTGATAAAGAATGCCGACAGAAAGGGGTCGGTGGCGAAGTAATATGCTATATATGGTAG